The region GGCCCACCGACGTGGGGGATCGGCGGTACGCCCGGTGTCACCATCGGGCACACATGCATATCTCCGACACGGGAAGCGGGCGGCATGGCCGGTTCCTTTCCTCTCAAGCCTCGCGCTTGCGGCCCGAGCCGCCAGACGCGATATCGACGCCGATCTCCACGAAACGGGCCAGCCACTGGCGGGCCTGTTCCGGCTCGCGGCGCACGGCCGACAATCTCAACGCATTCGAAACCATGACACCGACGAGGTGGCCCGGCGGCGGTACCGCCTGCTGACCCGCGGGCGCCAGGCTGTCGCCGGCGAAAAACACCCCGGCCGCGACCACCCCGGCGGGGCTGTCCATGCCGTTCGCGGTGGCCAGCGCATAGGTGGCGCGGCGCGCCTCGTCGGTCGGCTTGCGCACCCATTCCTCGGCGGCGTCGAGCATCTGCACCTCGCCCTTGGGCGCGGGGTCGGGCAGGCGTTCGCGCACGCAGGTCGCCGCCCACCACAGGGCCTCGCGCTTGGGCAGGGCATGGGCCAGCAATTCGATCGTCGCCTCCGGCGAATCCCCGTCGAGCAGGGCCCGCACCGCGCCATCGGCCGTCGGTGCCGCCTGCAACGCCTTGATCACCCGCTCGCTGGGCTGATACCGGCGCGCGATGTCGCCGCTGCGCAGCGTCGCGATCTTGGCCAGTGTCGCCGCCGTCATTCCCTCAAAACCCCTCGTTCGTGCCGTCCCGTCAGTTGATGAGGACGATACCACCCTTCACGATGTGAACCGCATCCGCCTGGGCTTGCACCATGGGTGCCTTGGTCTGGACCATCACCTGGCCCTCGATCGTGATCATCATGCCCTTGATGGTGACGCCGGTCTGGTCGAGCTTCACGCTCGACTGGCCGACCTTCATCTCGATCGACTGCAACGCCTCGGTGTCCTGCTTGCCCAGGTCGATCTTGGTATCCATGTTGCCCATGGAGACCTTGATCGACAGGTTGCCCATGCTGATCTCGGTCTTCTGGTTGCCCTTCTCGACCTTGATCTCGCGATTGGCCTTCTCGACCGTGATCTTCTGGTTGTTGCCGATGGTCACGGTCTGGTCGTTGTCGACGTCGATCTTCTCGTCGTTCTCGACCTTGCGCTCCATGTCCTTTTGGGCGTGGAAATAGACCTGTTCCTGGCCCTTCTTGTCGTCGAAGGTCAGCTCGTTGAAATCGGCAGCACCACCGCCCTTGCTGGAGCGGGTGCGGATGCCGGTCTTGGTCTTCTCGTCGGGCAGGGAATAGGGCGGCATGCGTTCGGCATTGTAGACGCTGCCGGTGATCAGCGGCCGGTCGGGGTTGCCCTCGATGAAGCTGACCACCACCTCATCGCCGATGCGCGGCGTGAACACCGTACCCCACTTGTTGCCGGCCCAGGGCTGGGCCACGCGCACCCAGCACGAGGTCGAGCCCTTGCGGTCGCCGTAGCGGTCCCAGTGGAACTGGACCAGGACCCGGCCCATCTTGTCGACGTTGATTTCCTCGCCCGCCGGGCCGACCACCACCGCGGTCTGGATGCTGGCGATGGCCGGCTGCTGCGTCCTGCGCGGCGGGCGGAACGGCACCGCCTTGGAGAAGGCCTTGAAGCGATTGGAATAGGTCGTGGTCGAGCCGGCGCCCAGCGAGCCGAACAGGCTGCGGTCGCTGCCGGCATGCTCGATCTCGGCCACCACCCATTTGCGCCCCGAGGCACCGGCCATGTCGCCATCGATCTCGAAGGAACCGCCGGCATAGAGGTCGGGCGCACCGCCGTCGCCCCAGGCGCCGGCCTGGGCCGACTCCTCGGCTTCCATGCGCAGCTTGGTCAGCGCCTCGCCATCGGCTTTCACCGGGTAGAGGCCGGGGAAGTCGAAAATCTCGTAGACCGGGCTGCCCGGCAGGTCGGCCAGGGTGGGGGCATTGGTTTCCAGCGACTGGCTAGGGGTCTCGTAATTGTAGTCGGTCTGGACATATTTGGTCGGGCGGTATTCGCCCTCGGTGCGGAACGACTGCAACCCCAGCCATTCCCGGGTCGCCCCGGTCAGCGGCTTCTTGGGGTCGGCAACCGTGCCGAAGGCATCGTTGGAATCGGCCACGATCATCTTGTGGCTGCCCGCCGAATGCTCGAAATGATAGTGGATCCCCTCCTCCTCCATCAGGCGGGAGGCGAAGTCGAAATCGCTCTCGCGGTACTGCACGCAGTATTCGCGCTTGGGGTGCGTGCCCTTGATACCCGAGAGGTCATAGTCCTTGAAGCCCGAGTCGCCGAACACCTTTTCCAGGATCTGCTTCACCGTCTGCTTCTGGAACACCCGGCAGTCGTTGGTCAGCTTCAGGAACCAGAACCACGGCACGATCTCGACCGAATAGGCCCTGAATTGCCGGTCGGCCATCATGCCGGGGGCGACACTCTTGACCAGGCCGTGGAACTGGCGGCCGGCGGCCATCTTGGCCTCGAAGCCGAAGGGCTTGCCCAGCAGGTCGCTGGGTTTGATATCGTCGCGCTTCGAGACCACTTCGATGCGGAAATGATAGGGCTCGGACACCGCCTCGCGGCCGGACAGGCCGACCCCGATCAAGGTATCCTTGCCCAGCGGCGTGGTCAGGCGGAACGGTCGCTCGGCCTCTTTGGCGTCGTCACGCGCGCTCATGATTCACGTCCCCGCGATCAGCCGCGGAAATCGGCCAGAATCTCGACCCGACGGTGCCAGGGCGAATTCGGCCCGATCCCCGAAAGCAGTTGCGTCTCG is a window of Oleomonas cavernae DNA encoding:
- a CDS encoding type VI secretion system Vgr family protein, whose product is MSARDDAKEAERPFRLTTPLGKDTLIGVGLSGREAVSEPYHFRIEVVSKRDDIKPSDLLGKPFGFEAKMAAGRQFHGLVKSVAPGMMADRQFRAYSVEIVPWFWFLKLTNDCRVFQKQTVKQILEKVFGDSGFKDYDLSGIKGTHPKREYCVQYRESDFDFASRLMEEEGIHYHFEHSAGSHKMIVADSNDAFGTVADPKKPLTGATREWLGLQSFRTEGEYRPTKYVQTDYNYETPSQSLETNAPTLADLPGSPVYEIFDFPGLYPVKADGEALTKLRMEAEESAQAGAWGDGGAPDLYAGGSFEIDGDMAGASGRKWVVAEIEHAGSDRSLFGSLGAGSTTTYSNRFKAFSKAVPFRPPRRTQQPAIASIQTAVVVGPAGEEINVDKMGRVLVQFHWDRYGDRKGSTSCWVRVAQPWAGNKWGTVFTPRIGDEVVVSFIEGNPDRPLITGSVYNAERMPPYSLPDEKTKTGIRTRSSKGGGAADFNELTFDDKKGQEQVYFHAQKDMERKVENDEKIDVDNDQTVTIGNNQKITVEKANREIKVEKGNQKTEISMGNLSIKVSMGNMDTKIDLGKQDTEALQSIEMKVGQSSVKLDQTGVTIKGMMITIEGQVMVQTKAPMVQAQADAVHIVKGGIVLIN
- a CDS encoding DUF6931 family protein, producing MTAATLAKIATLRSGDIARRYQPSERVIKALQAAPTADGAVRALLDGDSPEATIELLAHALPKREALWWAATCVRERLPDPAPKGEVQMLDAAEEWVRKPTDEARRATYALATANGMDSPAGVVAAGVFFAGDSLAPAGQQAVPPPGHLVGVMVSNALRLSAVRREPEQARQWLARFVEIGVDIASGGSGRKREA